In Dehalococcoidia bacterium, a single window of DNA contains:
- a CDS encoding ABC transporter permease — MAVTSVAGWELEGYERVRERALPVRALAGVWSFARRKPLGFACGIVLLVLVIIGDLFTFTINNALRLAGLESDPIPYVADLVAPYPYTQGVEHIRHGHRLQPTILGEGHVLGTDNQGRDVLSRIIYGSRVTVVIGFGAVAISVVLSASIAIVSGYYMGWVDKIGQRVVDIFQSLPGLAVLITVFGVFGRGWLELIVVIGIVVGVPGSRIIRSQVLSVMASPYVEAARTIGAGDWRIMTRYVLPNVMALIILAATFRLGSVVLLEATLSFLGFGVPPPFPSWGQMLSLDGREFMRAAPGLAIFPGLAIGLAVFSFNLFGDALRDVWDPRLRGSR, encoded by the coding sequence ATGGCGGTAACAAGCGTCGCCGGTTGGGAGCTAGAGGGTTACGAGAGGGTCCGGGAGCGGGCGCTCCCGGTCCGCGCGCTGGCAGGCGTCTGGAGCTTCGCCCGGCGCAAGCCACTGGGCTTCGCCTGCGGGATAGTGCTCCTGGTCCTGGTGATCATCGGCGACCTGTTCACGTTCACGATCAACAATGCGCTGCGCCTTGCGGGGCTCGAGAGTGACCCCATCCCGTACGTTGCCGACCTGGTAGCGCCCTACCCCTACACGCAGGGAGTGGAGCACATACGGCACGGGCACAGGCTGCAGCCAACGATACTGGGCGAAGGGCATGTGCTGGGCACGGATAACCAGGGGCGCGACGTCCTGAGCCGGATCATTTACGGCTCACGCGTCACAGTGGTGATCGGCTTTGGGGCCGTCGCGATCAGCGTGGTCCTATCGGCGAGCATCGCCATCGTGAGCGGCTATTACATGGGGTGGGTGGACAAGATCGGCCAGCGCGTCGTGGACATCTTTCAGTCGCTGCCGGGTCTGGCCGTGTTGATCACGGTCTTCGGGGTCTTCGGCCGCGGTTGGCTCGAGCTCATCGTCGTGATAGGCATTGTGGTCGGGGTGCCGGGGTCGCGCATCATCCGCAGCCAGGTGCTGTCAGTCATGGCGAGCCCGTACGTGGAGGCGGCGAGGACGATTGGCGCTGGGGACTGGCGGATCATGACGCGCTATGTCTTGCCGAACGTGATGGCGCTGATCATCCTCGCGGCGACGTTCCGGCTGGGCTCGGTGGTGCTGCTGGAGGCGACGCTGAGCTTCCTGGGGTTCGGAGTGCCGCCGCCATTCCCATCATGGGGTCAGATGCTGAGCCTGGACGGGCGCGAGTTCATGCGCGCCGCGCCGGGCCTGGCAATCTTCCCGGGGCTGGCAATCGGCCTTGCGGTGTTCTCGTTCAACCTGTTCGGAGACGCCCTGCGGGACGTGTGGGACCCGCGACTGCGGGGCAGCCGCTAG